From Moritella sp. Urea-trap-13, the proteins below share one genomic window:
- a CDS encoding SCP2 domain-containing protein, translating into MPIEMLVTAGIETLLNQLLKADTKAVDKITSLKGKVLKVNIAELPKPLYFIFSSQIDVLAKYDGDADCCMDIKLSSLSRLQDSSQFTALIKEGELDMRGDPMVASKFSIILKELDIDWEEHLSRYTGDVAAHKLLQGAKSSQAWLKNNMMIARHNIAEYLIEEIRLAPGALEIANFCDEVGELEQQCKQFEMRLALLSRKEDA; encoded by the coding sequence ATGCCAATCGAAATGCTTGTTACTGCTGGAATTGAAACGTTATTGAATCAATTATTAAAAGCAGATACCAAAGCCGTAGACAAGATCACGTCATTAAAAGGTAAAGTATTAAAGGTAAACATTGCCGAATTACCTAAGCCGTTATATTTTATTTTTTCATCTCAGATTGATGTATTAGCCAAATATGATGGTGATGCGGATTGTTGTATGGATATAAAGTTGTCGAGTCTGTCCCGCTTACAAGATAGTTCACAGTTTACCGCGTTGATTAAAGAAGGTGAATTGGATATGCGTGGCGATCCTATGGTGGCAAGCAAGTTTAGCATCATCCTAAAAGAGCTAGATATTGACTGGGAAGAGCACTTATCTCGTTACACCGGAGATGTTGCTGCGCATAAATTATTGCAAGGTGCGAAATCAAGCCAAGCTTGGCTGAAAAATAATATGATGATCGCACGTCATAATATTGCTGAGTATTTAATTGAAGAAATACGCCTAGCGCCTGGAGCGTTAGAAATTGCTAATTTTTGTGATGAAGTGGGTGAGTTAGAGCAGCAATGCAAGCAATTTGAAATGCGTTTGGCCTTACTGTCACGTAAGGAAGATGCATAG